TGGAGCTAGGTGCTTCTGGTCGGACAGACGAGGAGACCGCTCGTAAGGAAAATCCGGTAGATTTTGCTCTCTGGAAGGCAGCCAAGCCGGGTGAGATTTCCTGGGACAGTCCTTGGGGAGCAGGTCGTCCGGGCTGGCACATCGAGTGCTCAGTCATGTCAACGGAGATTTTGGGTGATACCATTGATATCCACGGTGGAGGAGCAGACTTAGAATTTCCTCACCATACTAATGAAATCGCCCAGTCAGAGGCCAAGACTGGTCAGACTTTTGCCAACTACTGGATGCACAATGGCTTTGTCAACATCGACGACGTCAAGATGTCCAAATCTCTAGGCAATTTTATCACTGTTCATGATGCCCTCAAGACCATTGATGGTCAGGTGCTGCGTTTCTTCTTTGCGACCCAGCATTATCGCAAGCCGATTAATTTCACGGAAAAAGCCGTTCATGATGCAGCGACCAATCTTAAGTATTTGAAGAATACCTATGAGCAGCCATTTACTGGTCAGGCGGATTCTGCTCAGCTTCAGGCCTTTCTAGACAAGTTCACCGCCGCTATGGACGAAGACTTCAATGCGGCTAACGGCATCACGGTTGTCTTCGAGTTAGCCAAGTGGATTAACTCTAGCAACTACACCGCTGAAGTTAAGGAAGCTTTTGCCAAGCTCTTAGAAGTTTTTGGTATCGTCTTTGTAGAAGAAGTCTTGGATGCGGACATTGAGCGCTTGATTGAGGAACGCCAAGAAGCGCGTGCTAATCGGGACTTTGCGACCGCAGACCGTATTCGGGATGAATTGGCCGCTCAAGGCATCAAGCTTTTGGATGCTAAGGACGGAGTGAGGTGGACCCGTGACTGATGTCAACCTGATTAACGGTATTGCCCTCGCCTTTGAGGGAGATGCTGTCTACTCCATGTATATCCGCCGGCACTTGATTTTTCAAGGGCTGACCAAGCCCAATCAGCTACACAGGGAAGCGACCAAGTACGTTTCTGCCAAGGCACAGGCAAATCTCATCTCGCTCATGCTGGAAGAAGGGATTCTGACGGAGAAGGAAGAGGATATCTATAAGCGTGGCCGCAATGCCAACAGCCACACCAAAGCTAAGAATACGGACATCGTCACCTACCGTATGTCTACTGGCTTTGAGGCGGTCATGGGCTACCTGCATATGACCGAATCTATTGAGCGACTGGAAGACCTGATTGACTGGTGTATTCGGAAGATAGAGGATTCGTTCTGATTCATTGTCATCTTGTTTATTCTGAGATAGATCTCTTTTATGAACAATCACTAAAATTCAAATATCAAAAACGAGCTTGACATAAAGCTCGCTTTTTTATAAACAAGCATGCTGTTTCCAGAAAAAATGGAAGATTTTGTAGGAGAGTGTGTTTGAAACTTTAAATAGATTGTTTGAGTACTTTTTGGCTCTCCTGCTTGCGATTTCTATCCTCTTCACCTTCAATTTTTAGTGAGGTTGGAGAATGATCTTGATATCTACTGAGATGGTTTTCATCAAGCATTTGGATAAAAATCAGGAAGTTTAAATTCATGAAAACTTATTTCCAGAAAAGTATTGACATGTTTTCTGAAAAGAGGTAGAATGGCTCATGTTTTTAAAGGAGGAACTTATGTTTTCCAAGTTAAAAGGATTTTTTATTGGACGCCCATTAAAATCTGGGAAAGAGGGCGAGGATGGTCATTTACTGACCAAGATGCAAGCCTTGGCTATGCTCTCCAGTGACGCTTTATCTTCGATTGCTTATGGACCAGAGCAGGTTGTTTTGGTCTTGACTTCTGTTTCTATTGGCGCCATTTGGTGGTCGCTTCCCATAGGAATTGTCGTATTGGTTTTATTAGCGAGTTTAACGATTTCTTACCGTCAGGTTATCCATGCTTACCCTCAAGGAGGAGGAGCTTATATGGTGACGACAGAAAATCTATCTCCAACGGCAGGTTTGATTGCTGGCGGAAGCTTGCTGGTAGATTACATGTTGACAGTAGCCGTTTCAGTCGCTTCTGGAGCGGACGCAATTACCTCTGCAATTCCTGTCTTACATCCTTACAATTTACATATTTCCATTTTCCTAGTTCTCTTGTTGATGCTAATGAATCTCCGAGGATTAAAAGAATCGGCCACTTCCTTGATGATTCCTGTCTATCTTTTTATTGTCAGCACCTTATTGTTGATTGGTTTTGGTTTTGTGAAAATCCTGACAGGAAATTTAGACTATCACGCAACTGCGCGGATTGGTAGTCCGATTGCTGGAGTAAGTTTGATCTTACTGCTTCGTGCTTTCACCAGCGGCTCTGCTTCCTTGACAGGAGTGGAAGCTATTTCCAATTCGGTTCCCTTTTTCAAGAAACCAAAAGCCCATAATGCCGCAGCTACCCTCTCGATTATGGCTTTCATCCTAGGTATCATGTTTGCGGGCATTACCTTCTTGAATTATTGGATTGGCATCGTGCCTGTCAAAGGTGTAACGACCTTGGCTCAGATGGCGCAAGCAATTTTGGGGACTTCTCCTCTTGGTCTTATCTTGTTCTATGTTTTCCAATTGTCGACTGCTTTGATCTTAGCAGTGGCAGCCAATACAGGCTTTTCAGCCTTTCCGATGCTCTCCTACAATATGGCTAAGAATAAATACATGCCTCATATGTACATGGAAAAAGGAGATCGTCTCAGCTATTCTAATGGTATTTTCACTTTGGCTTTTGGGGCCATTGCTCTTTTGTTCATCTTTAAGGGAAATACAGAACGCTTGATTCCCCTGTACACGATTGGCGTGTTCGTACCTTTTGCTCTCTCCCAGACGGGTATGGTTGTCCATTGGAAGAAAAAATATGGAAATAATTTCTTGAAGCATTCGATTGCGAATATCCTTGGAGCGATCATTTGTTACGGGATTGTCCTTATCTTGCTCTTGTTCCGTCTTCAAGATATTTGGCCTTTCTTCCCTATTATCATTGTCTTGACTTGGCTGTTTTTATCTATCAAGCAGCACTATAATAGAGTCGCTAAACAGTTGAGATTGCATGACCATATTGAGCGTCAGAACTATACTGGTAATACAGTAATTGTCCTGGTCGGGAATGTCACCCGAGTCAGTGTTGGTGCGATGAGCTATGCTCGCAGTATCGGAGATGAGGTCGTGGCGATGCACGTTTCAACAGCAGAAACTGCTGAAAAAGATGCTGAAGTCGCCGAGGAATTTGCGAACTACTTCCCTGATATTCGCTTTGAGACAGTTACGACTAGCTACCGCAATATCATTAGTCCGACAGTTCAGTATGTGATTAAAGTGGCCAAGCGAGCCAAAAAAGAAGGCCGAACAGTGACGGTCCTAGTACCTCAGTTTATACCTAAAAAGAGATGGCAAAATGTCCTGCATAACCAGATGAGCTTGAAATTGAAATACTATCTGAAATGGTATGAGGATGTCGTGGTTGCAAGCTATTCTTATCACTTAAAAGAATGAGCGATTGCCTTTGATTAATGAGAAAAAGAGCGTGGGACAGAAATCGGTAATTCGTTAGAATTCGATTTCGTCGTCCCACCTCCGCACAGTTGAGTAGGGCTGTAAAAGCTGATGAAATCAGCGTAGTAGAGCCCACTCAACCACTGCGTCTTGCTCGACAATCCAAAGACAATTGAGAGGCTAGGACTTTTGTCCCAGCCTCCTTTTTATTATTTATTGGAAATGGCACAGAGCTAATTTGCTTGCACCTTTTGGTAATTTTGATAAAATTCTACCTTGATCTTAATAAAAGTCTCCAAGTCTCGTAAAAGTTGTAGGAGCGTGGCACGAGTTTCAAATTCTTGCCGGGTCTTAGGGAGAGGGCGTTCGCGAAAAACAGTTAAGCAGGTTTCGATTTCTTCAACCAGCTCGTGAGCAGGATTTTCTTGACTGAGCTGTTGGGCTGTCTTGGAGAACAGACGGGCCAAAATCAAGCTCTCACTGGCTGCCAACTGGCAGTTGTTGATGTTGCCTGCCATGTCTTCTAGAATGCGATTTTGGGCCTGCCGCATTTCAAAATAGTGAATGTGGTAGTTGGTCTGATGAA
This genomic window from Streptococcus cristatus AS 1.3089 contains:
- a CDS encoding Mini-ribonuclease 3; the protein is MTDVNLINGIALAFEGDAVYSMYIRRHLIFQGLTKPNQLHREATKYVSAKAQANLISLMLEEGILTEKEEDIYKRGRNANSHTKAKNTDIVTYRMSTGFEAVMGYLHMTESIERLEDLIDWCIRKIEDSF
- a CDS encoding APC family permease, whose translation is MFSKLKGFFIGRPLKSGKEGEDGHLLTKMQALAMLSSDALSSIAYGPEQVVLVLTSVSIGAIWWSLPIGIVVLVLLASLTISYRQVIHAYPQGGGAYMVTTENLSPTAGLIAGGSLLVDYMLTVAVSVASGADAITSAIPVLHPYNLHISIFLVLLLMLMNLRGLKESATSLMIPVYLFIVSTLLLIGFGFVKILTGNLDYHATARIGSPIAGVSLILLLRAFTSGSASLTGVEAISNSVPFFKKPKAHNAAATLSIMAFILGIMFAGITFLNYWIGIVPVKGVTTLAQMAQAILGTSPLGLILFYVFQLSTALILAVAANTGFSAFPMLSYNMAKNKYMPHMYMEKGDRLSYSNGIFTLAFGAIALLFIFKGNTERLIPLYTIGVFVPFALSQTGMVVHWKKKYGNNFLKHSIANILGAIICYGIVLILLLFRLQDIWPFFPIIIVLTWLFLSIKQHYNRVAKQLRLHDHIERQNYTGNTVIVLVGNVTRVSVGAMSYARSIGDEVVAMHVSTAETAEKDAEVAEEFANYFPDIRFETVTTSYRNIISPTVQYVIKVAKRAKKEGRTVTVLVPQFIPKKRWQNVLHNQMSLKLKYYLKWYEDVVVASYSYHLKE
- the cysS gene encoding cysteine--tRNA ligase yields the protein MIKIYDTMTRSLREFVPIEEGKVRMYVCGPTVYNYIHVGNARSTVAFDTVRRYFEYRGFEVNYISNFTDVDDKIINRAKEEGITPQEVADKYIAAFREDVSALGVKPATRHPRVVEFMGDIIRFVEDLIDKGYAYESEGDVYFRVEKSHNYAKLANKTLADLELGASGRTDEETARKENPVDFALWKAAKPGEISWDSPWGAGRPGWHIECSVMSTEILGDTIDIHGGGADLEFPHHTNEIAQSEAKTGQTFANYWMHNGFVNIDDVKMSKSLGNFITVHDALKTIDGQVLRFFFATQHYRKPINFTEKAVHDAATNLKYLKNTYEQPFTGQADSAQLQAFLDKFTAAMDEDFNAANGITVVFELAKWINSSNYTAEVKEAFAKLLEVFGIVFVEEVLDADIERLIEERQEARANRDFATADRIRDELAAQGIKLLDAKDGVRWTRD